Proteins encoded by one window of Cryptococcus gattii WM276 chromosome K, complete sequence:
- a CDS encoding Hexose transport-related protein, putative (Similar to TIGR gene model, INSD accession AAW46161.1~Duplicated and diverged from upstream gene CGB_K4510W), which yields MTASKDNVVETGSVLRGRRVFEDLPNNTHRNWWQDKGLRWLTFFQLTGYAGTINSGYDGSLMNGLLTIPLFNAAIGHASGTRLGLITAGYPLGSLFAFQLAAWISDRFGRKKAIMCGAIITIIASLCQGLTRGPWAFFGSRIILGIGTAFEIVAAPTIVAEITHPRTRAQSSALTQTCYYLGSIVAAWVTFGTLTLNSDWSWRIPIVIIRTKHFHKLSLLWWCPESPRWLLRVGRRAEALDTLAKYHANGATEDPLVQFELNEIEAAIALEASMMSQSSYKAFIQTKGNRHRLWILVSLGFVSQWVGMGVISYYFAAILRSIGIIDPTQQAGLNGGLQVWNWCLAISGALAVERLGRRPLWLISTGGLLCTFIVVTACSAVYANTESKRAGYIVVAFLFLFSGFFGIAYTPMGYSYPIEILPFGLRAKGHALSQTCVFMALFFNQFVNPIALDSIGWKYYIVFIVICAIQFVNIYFRFPEGRTLEEIAEVFDGVSIVPPETEIAIDEIWVHEDKLAAEKT from the exons ATGACTGCTTCTAAGGACAACGTTGTCGAGACTGGCTCAGTGCTCCGTGGGCGGCGGGTATTCGAGGATTTGCCGAACAACACCCACCGAAACTGGTGGCAGGATAAAGG ATTGCGTTGGCTCACCTTTTTCCAACTGACTGGATACGCGGGTACCATCAACTCCGGATACGACGGTTCCCTGATGAATG GTCTGTTAACTATACCCCTCTTCAATGCTGCGATTGGCCATGCGAGTGGTACACGCCTTGGTTTGATCACTGCCGGCTATCCTCTCGGCTCCCTCTTCGCTTTCCAACTCGCTGCGTGGATATCTGATCGATTTGGTCGAAAAAAGGCCATCATGTGCGGAGCCATCATTACCATCATCGCAAGCTTATGTCAAGGCCTCACAAGGGGTCCTTGGGCATTTTTTGGATCCCGAATCATCCTCGGTATTGGAACGGCATTCGAGATTGTAGCTGCCCCGACCATCGTGGCCGAGATCACTCATCCTCGAACTCGAGCTCAGTCTTCTGCACTCACACAGACGTGCTATTATC TCGGATCCATTGTAGCTGCCTGGGTAACATTCGGGACTCTCACTCTCAATAGTGACTGGAGTTGGCGTATTCCGATTGTAATTATCAGGACGAAACACTTCCATAAG CTGAGCTTGCTGTGGTGGTGCCCTGAGTCCCCTCGATGGCTGCTTCGGGTTGGTCGACGAGCCGAAGCACTTGATACTTTAGCCAAATACCACGCTAATGGCGCGACTGAAGACCCGCTCGTCCAGTTTGAGTTGAACGAAATCGAAGCTGCCATTGCGCTCGAAGCGTCAATGATGTCGCAGTCTTCGTACAAGGCATTTATTCAAACTAAAGGGAACCGACATCGATTGTGGATCCTCGTCTCACTTGGTTTTGTTTCCCAATGGGTTGGCATGGGCGTTATCTCTTATTACTTCGCCGCCATCTTGCGATCAATCGGGATTATTGACCCAACGCAGCAGGCAGGCCTGAATGGGGGTCTGCAGGTGTGGAACTGGTGTTTGGCAATCAGCGGAGCTCTTGCTGTCGAGAGGCTCGGTCGTCGGCCCTTATGGCTCATTTCGACTGGGGGCTTACTTTGCACTTTCATTGTAGTTACAGCTTGCTCAGCTGTATATGCTAATACGGAAAGTAAGAGAGCAGGCTACATTGTTGTAGCGtttctcttcttgttcAGCGGCTTCTTTGGTATCGCT TATACACCAATGGGATACTCGTACCCCATCGAGATTCTTCCTTTCGGACTCCGTGCCAAGGGCCACGCTTTGTCTCAGACATGTGTCTTCATGGCATTATTCTTCAATCAATTT GTTAACCCTATTGCGCTCGATTCAATTGGCTGGAAGTACTACATCGTCTTTATCGTCATCTGCGCAATTCAATTTGTGAACATATACTTCAGATTCCCAGAA GGCCGTACTCTTGAGGAGATCGCCGAGGTCTTTGACGGTGTCAGCATTGTACCGCCGGAAACTGAGATTGCCATAGACGAAATATGGGTACATGAAGACAAGTTGGCAGCCGAGAAGACGTAA
- a CDS encoding Polyamine transport protein specific for spermine, putative; Tpo2p (Similar to TIGR gene model, INSD accession AAW44559.1) has product MPLETPQSASPTQEEKSTAVDQQDTSNIIDSAGDEWVVKWDGADDPQCPLNTTLFQKWAVTTIVSVSAAYLTACSSLASFTYPAMEAEFGVSRLVCTLSVSLFVLGMAIGPFHLVFRFLSGFAGAAFGAVSGGVISDVFPNEKVGTPMIIFTTVMLMGPVIGAILSAAINANANWRWTYITVLIWAFIMTVLVYFLVPETSAAQLLTDKAKRLHRMIKLTLQPVLLSTQMMVLFLDLWSSLILGILYLSFSGVPYIFTMQYHFVCADPFFSTTLQSGLAFIGIGLGELFAIVVQLLLGRHYRQIARFHGGTAPPEVRLVPGMYGALLAPLGLLLLGTTSLPKVPWIIPILGSTFFGDLFGATILLSTIDVITHSAYRPVAASALSSNNFLRAVFACAFPL; this is encoded by the exons ATGCCACTGGAAACGCCGCAGTCAGCAAGCCCCACTCAAGAGGAAAAAAGCACAGCGGTTGATCAACAGGATACAAGCAATATTATTGATTCGGCCGGTGATGAGTGGGTAGTCAAATGGGACGGCGCCGATGATCCACAGTGTCCCCTCAACACAACATTGTTCCAAAAATG GGCAGTAACGACAATCGTTTCTGTATCTGCTGCATATCTCACGGCTTGCTCCAGTTTGGCGTCTTTCACCTACCCAGCGATGGAAGCAGAATTTGGGGTATCCCGTCTGGTCTGCACGCTGAGTGTCTCGCTCTTTGTGCTAGGAATGGCCATAGGACCAT TTCATCTCGTCTTCCGGTTCCTTAGTGGGTTTGCCGGAGCGGCCTTTGGTGCTGTCTCCGGTGGAGTGATTTCTGATGTGTTCCCGAACGAAAAGGTTGGAAC GCCGATGATCATCTTTACGACTGTCATGCTGATGGGCCCCGTCATTGGAGCTATCCTTTCAGCAGCGATCAATGCGAATGCGAATTGGCGCTGGACATACATCACAGTCCTTATTTGGGCATTCATCATGACTGTGCTTGTTTACTTCCTCGTACCCGAAACGTCGGCAGCTCAGCTGTTGACAGACAAAGCCAAACG ACTCCATCGAATGATCAAGCTGACTCTTCAACCAGTCCTCTTGAGCACACAGATGATGGTCCTATTTCTCGATCTGTGGTCCTCATTAATTTTGGGCATATTGTACCTGTCCTTCAGCGGAGTGCCGTATATATTCACCATGCAATACCACTT CGTATGTGCTGACCCTTTCTTTAGTACAACCCTGCAATCGGGCCTCGCCTTCATCGGTATTGGACTGGGGGAGCTGTTCGCCATAGTCGTTCAGCTGCTGCTTGGTAGACATTATCGTCAGATTGCTCGGTTTCACGGCGGTACAGCACCGCCTGAGGTTCGCCTTGTTCCAGGGATGTACGGAGCCCTCCTTGCTCCTCTTGGTCTGCTGTTGCTCGGGACAACATCGTTGCCTAAGGTTCCCTGGATCATTCCAATTTTGGGTTCGACGTTTTTCGG GGATCTCTTTGGAGCCACGATTCTTCTGAGCACAATTGACGTAATCACCCACAGCGCATATCGACCTGTCGCCGCCAGCGCCCTCTCTTCGAATAATTTTCTCCGCGCGGTCTTTGCGTGTGCCTTCCCATTGTAA